Genomic DNA from Osmia lignaria lignaria isolate PbOS001 chromosome 6, iyOsmLign1, whole genome shotgun sequence:
AAGCCGCGTACGTGCGGTTTGACTACAATATCCCACGTGGCGCGAGCATCGGCGTATACGCGCGGAGAAATGCTCTTCCCACGCACACGCAATACGATCTGCTGGAGGTGTTGAGCGGCTTCAAGGCGAGGACCACTCGGGCGTCCCATGTTAGTGTTATTGTATGTGCCACTGccccatttttcattttcttttctatcatAGGACTCGTAGAACCGCCTATCAACATCTTCTATTCAGATGTcctgaagaaaatttattttttattcttttttttttgaacaatTTCAAATCTACGGTTCAAAAGGTcgtcttttttttattatttttttccctGAAATGTAATGGAGGAATTGAGAGTATCGATGGAGCGTTTCTGAGATTTGTATTGATTTCTCGTGTAGCCTTCGATCAAGAAAGAAGTGACTCACTATATGGAGCCTGGTCATTGGTTCCTCTCGTTGTACAATGATGATGGAGATCCACAGGAGGTGTCTTTTATAGCCATAATCGCTGAAGATATGACGCACAATTGTCCTAACGGGTGCAGCGGAAAGGGTGAATGTTTGCTGGGTCACTGTCAATGCAATCCTGGCTTCGGTGGAGAGGATTGCAGCGAAAGTGTCTGCCCGGTTCTCTGTAGCCAGCGTGGTAAGTGTAGGGTTTGTTTAGGGGTCCTAATCTGGGTCCTCCCAAAAATGTATTTAGATTATCTTCCTCATCcttctaaaattttaatatcttgaaattCTAGATTTCTAAAATCCCCAAATTTCAGAACTTCCCCACTCCCAAATATATTCTAGTTACACCAATGGTCCCAATTTCAATTACCCTCATCGGTATCATTAATTTCCGTGCAATTACAGGAGAATACATAAACGGAGAGTGTCAGTGCAACCCCGGCTGGAAAGGGAAGGAGTGTTCCCTGCGCCACGACGAATGTGAAGTGCCCGATTGCAATGGACATGGCCACTGCACCAACGGGAAGTGTAATTGCGTGCGCGGTTATAAAGGAAAGTACTGCGAGGAAGTGGACTGTCCTCACCCAACCTGTTCCGGTCACGGTTTCTGCGCCGAAGGTACTTGCATCTGTAAAAAAGGATGGAAAGGTGCGGATTGCAGTCAAATGGACAAGGAAGCACTGCAGTGTCTACCAGACTGCAGCGGACATGGGAACTTTGATCTTGAGACGCAGACCTGCCTATGCGAGCCTATGTGGTCTGGCGATGACTGTTCGAAAGGTAATACGAGAGAATAGATATCTTGTAGTAGGGGGTTTTGTTGACCCTTAGAGCAGTGGCGGGCAGATCAATTGGAGAGTTCAGGTTCAGCAGCAAATGTGTTAATAATGgttttatgaaaatataatttttaaaattcaattacttATTAAGCTATAAATTTATTAGACGCGGATATAAATACTCATCGGATCCAAATTCATTTTTAGACGAAGAATCGCTTGCTCTCAGGTGTCTtcaattctttaaataaattcagTATGCATATTTATCATTCTATTCATATGTTTCCAGGTTATACGTCAATTTTACGACCGATTCTGTTTGACCCCTTTACTAATAACGTGACATTGATACCTTCTCGTTGACTAACTTGATTTTATTCTAAACAAAAACTATTGACTTGCTAGCTTTTATATGTTGCTTGTCCCCACTAATACCATAAAAGACTAGAAATCTAAAAACATTTGTGTAATTCAAAATTTCCTGTCTTTTTCAGAATTATGCGATCTGGACTGTGGGCCCCACGGCCACTGCGTGGACAATGCCTGCGACTGCCTGCCCGGATGGTCCGGCGAATTGTGCAATTTGAAGCAATGCGATCCTAGATGCAATGAACATGGTCAATGCAAGAATGGAACATGCTTGTGCGTGACTGGGTGGAACGGGAAACATTGTACCATGGAAGGATGCCCGAATTCGTGTTCTGGTCATGGCCAGTGCAGAGTCAGCAACGATGGCCAATGGGAGTGCAGGTGTTACGATGGCTGGGATGGCAAAGACTGCAACGTGCTTCTTGAACAGAATTGCAACGACGGAAGAGACAACGATAAAGGTATGGTATGAATAAAAACgaaattcaaagaaatttttACCGTCTTTACAGATTCAAGATTTAACCCTAAAAAGACCAAGAAAGGGGGCTTGTCGAACCCACCGGTCATaaagtattgaaaatatttgaaactctagaattttagaatgttgATATTTGAGgatataaaaattttggaattttagaattttagtgtTAAAATCCCCGAATGACGAGGTGGTCAGTCCACATAGGAAGAGGGAGCCTATCTTGGCCCCTATTTGTTAGGGGCCCCTCAAAAATCGAATTTTCAACATCTCTTTCATAAGTCTATCAGAAATCCTACCCCAATGCCATAAACCCTTATTCTGACCTGAATCAATATATTCTTTCCAGACGGTCTGATCGATTGCGCGGATCCGGAATGTTGCTCGAATCATATATGCCGTAGCAGTCAGCTTTGCGTGTCGGCCCCGAAGCCGATCGATATACTTCTGCGAAAGCAACCGCCGGCTATCACCGCTTCCTTCTTCGAGaggatgaaatttttaatcgaCGAGGGTAGTTTGCAGAACTACGCCCGACAAGAAACCTTCAACGAGAGGTGAGTTAACAAAGCTTGTGTCGGCAGCACGATGGATCGCGTGCGCGATTCGTATTTCGTTGACCCGcgatcggtttgtctcgttatCGATCACCTTTCGATCAAATACATACGTTATTACTCGCTCGTGGTAACCGTGTCCGTCCCGACTTTGATGTTACGTGGTACAGTTCTATAAATACACATCCGGTTACAGACACCCGGAATCATCAAAACAGATAACATATAGTGTTACAATTATGCCGTATACACCTTAAAACAGATGCATGTGTTTATATGGGTCTACTAAAAGTCATTAACGGGTGTACCGAGCATGACGTCTTATGACGCCGTCCGGGTACCGTGTTTCTCCGATTTGTATACAATCTAAAGACTAATTCGATGTTGTCCGCAGGGCACTTAAGTGCCCTCGTGCTTTCCACGGGCTCGAATTTATTCTACTGCGGACCGGTTCGGATCTGTGCCCGTAAATTTGCCTGCGGGCAACCGGGCATGTGCATTCCTGCCCTAGAAACACATGCATATACTACTATATACTTATTCGTTATACGTTACAAGAGACACTAAAGACGTATACAATAGATATATGATATATTCTCTGCGTTGTTGTGACCCGTGTGAAATCACATCCCAAAAGTTTTATACATATGTTTGTACGTACGTGTGCGCGAGCGTGTGCCCTGCACTGAACCCCGTCTCCATTCTATTTCATTCTCATTCTGAACACGATTGATCTTTATCGATATTTATACGTGTTAACACGTTCGGACCCACTTGGCTGGATTTACCTATAGCATAGAGGCGAAGGGGTTGAAACCTGTTACCCCAGGCTCGAACGTGTTAATCTatctctatctctttctatcACCGTGTCCGTCCGAGTGAAGCTTGGCGTGAATGTGTGACTCCATGTTCGAGCATCAAGCTTTTCGCTACCGATTCAGGGATCCAGAAGTCTAAATTTCTTTAtcctttcattaaaaaaaaaaaaatattactctgaactaataaatttcttttctcttctacctctctttctctctctctctctctatctatctatcttctCCATCTAGCTTTGCCTTTAATCACATCATTTTTAACTCGGTTCTGTTTTATCCGTGCTGCCCGGTCAGTATGTTCTGGAATCACTTCAATACAAGGTAAGAAATTTCGTCGACGAGAAAAaatggaacaaaaaaaaaatacacccgTTTGCGAGTTAGTAGAGTGTAAGCAGAGTCGAATAGCTGCTGCTGTTTGACGATATTTTCATGCATTTGGTATCATGTGTACATAATCAAAATCCTGCATCCAAACGGGGTTGCTCGTGGACGTTCGATTCGAGGACGAGCCCGTGTCTTCATCGTTTGTCCGCAAATTGACGAAGACAAGCTACCTCGAATGAATTGTAACGCCACGTACCGCTaaccaataaaaaaaaaaaagaaaaggaagaacttTCATAACCTCTTCCTACCTCACCGAAACCTTCATCATTGTTTGACTCTTTCTCGTTGCATGGTTTGGTTACCTTATTATTCCTACGTTGTCTTTCGTGCCTTTTAAGTTGAGCTTCTGACTTTGTGTTAATCgtgtatatgtgtatgtatCTATTTGTATTTAATGACAGTTCGACGTCGACCGATGCTTCAGTGCCAAAGAGGCATCGAGGTATTACGTGGGAGTATGTCACCATTTTGCTACTATTTTGCGTCATCTAAGGGATAATAATTTCGACTGTTAAATTTAAGGAAAAAACTCTTAAAGCATAGGTCCTACTAGGTAGCCCTGTTAATAGGAGTTCACTACCAGGTTCCAGCCCAAGACActctctttcttcctccttTCCCATCTCTTCACAGGAACCCACCCTGGACGTTCATTACTCGATACTACCTCTTTAGCACTGAAAAGCAACGTCGGCAAGACTGAAATCGTGATTCGTAAAATTACACGATTTGAAACAGGTGCTGTCACATCGAAAGAGGATAAACATAATTCAATGACACTTTTCATCGTTCTTGATATTCGAAATGACAGCACATTTTTGTTATGCGCGACGATTAACTCCAATAACACTGcaagaaataaatttacaaatgataGTAATACTGTTGTAGATTGAAAATTAGTTTAGACGATAGCAATTGCtttgctgaaaaaaaaaaagtacacaCACCCGAGCTAACTATTATCCGGTGGTCGTTAATGTTCTTATTTCCTGACAGCCGTTCGGCCGTCGTTCGTGGCCGAGTTGTCACGCACCTTGGCACCGGACTAATGGGAGTACGAGTTAGCACCAGTACACCCCTGGAAGGTTTCACTCTGACGAGAGACGACGGTTGGTTCGATCTCTTGGTGAACGGCGGAGGCGCGGTCACCCTGCAGTTTGGCAGGTCGCCCTTCAAGCCGCAAAGCCACATAGTCTTTGTACCTTGGAACGAGGTAATAATCTAGGACCTGCGTACCAAACTAAATCCTATATCGAAGACTACATGTAACAAAAATCTTCGTTTCTTCAAGGTGGTAATTATCGACAAGATCGTGATGAGCACCGCCGAGGAGAAGCAACCCTTCCATGTCCCTCACGCTTGTGCCGCCCACGACTACGACCTAATGAAGCCAGTGGTCTTGGCCACCTGGAAGCACGGCTTTCAAGGCGCCTGTCCCGACAAGAGCGCCATTTTGGCAGAGTCCCAGGTCATCCAAGAGAGTCTTCAAATACCAGGCACTGGCTTGAACCTTGTATACCACAGCTCCAGAGCAGCCGGATATCTGTCCACCATTCAGTTGCAACTGACACCCGAAGTCATTCCACCGACTCTTAATTTAATTCACCTGAGAATCACCATTGAGGGCATTCTATTTGAGAAAATATTCGAGGCGGATCCTGTGATCAAGTTTACTTACGCGTGGAACCGACTGAACGTATATAGACAACGAGTCTATGGTGTGACTACAGCTATGGTGAAGGTGGGGTATGAGTACAGGGACTGTAAGGACATCATCTGGGACGTGCAAACGACGAAGCTCAGTGGCCACGATATGTCCATATCTGAAGTTGGAGGTTGGAACCTGGACATCCATCACAGGTATAACTTCCATGAAGGCATTCTGCAGAAAGGAGACGGATCCAACATCTACCTAAAGCAGAAGCCTCGAGTAATTCTTACAACCATGGGCGATGGGCATCAGAGGCCTCTGGATTGTTACGATTGCGATGGACAGGCCTCCAAGCAGCGACTGCTAGCGCCGGTTGCTCTTGCCACAGCTCCAGACGGATCCATCTTCGTCGGAGACTTCAATCTCGTTAGGAAAATCCTCGTTGATGGCACTGTCAGGACTGTCGTTAGGCTGAAGTAAGTCCCACGATTGAATTTCTAAAGCCCCTCGCATTATTTAATATTGCTTAATTGAATAAATGTTCTTTCAGTGCTACGAGAGTCTCCTACCGCTACCACATTGCCTTGAGTCCTCTGGACGGTTCCCTGTACATCTCTGACCCCGAGTCCCATCAGATCATCCGCGTGCGCGACACTAACGACTATTCCGACCCAGATCACAACTGGGAGACGGTGGTTGGTTCGGGAGAGCGGTGTCTCCCTGGGGACGAAGCTCACTGTGGCGATGGTGCACTGGCTCGGGACGCTAAACTGGCGTATCCCAAGGGGGTCGCCATATCAGCCGACAACGTACTGTACTTCGCCGATGGGACCAATATTAGGATGGTCGACAGGGACGGTATCATCACCACGGTGATCGGCAATCATATGCACAAGTCGCACTGGAAGCCTATTCCTTGCGAGGGCACACTGAACGTAGAAGAGGTTCATCTGCGGTGGCCCACTGAGTTGGCTATTAACCCCCTGGATAATTCCCTGCACATGATAGACGACCATATGGTGCTACAACTGGCTCCAGATGGTAGAGTCAAGGTGGTAGCTGGTCGTCCTCTCCACTGCGCCTCGCCGTCCTCCTCGTTTGACACCGAGCTGGCGACACACGCTACTCTGGTGATGCCGCAGAGCATCGCATTCGGCCCGTCCGGAAACCTGTACATCGCCGAGAGCGATTCACAGCGAATCAACCGCGTGAGGGTGATCGGAACCGACGGCAAGATCTCCCCTTACGCCGGCGCGGAGTCGAAGTGCAACTGTTTAGAGCGCGGCTGCGATTGCTTCGAAGCCGATCACTACCTGGCGTCCACTTCCAAGTTCAATACCATCTCCGCTGTTGCCGTATCCCCTGACGGAGTGGTTCACATCGGTGATCAGGCGAACTATAGGATCCGATCAGTGATGGCCAGTATCCCAGACGCCAGTGGCGCCAGGGAGTACGAGATCTACTCGCCGGACACCCAGGAAATCTACGTATTCAACCGATTCGGGCAGCACGTGGCTACTAAGAACATCCTGACAGGGGAGACAGTGTACCAATTCACGTACAATGTGAACACCAGTAATGGTAAACTCAGCACGGTCACTGACGCAGCGGGTAATAAGGTGTTCCTGCTGAGGGACTACAGCAGCCAGGTGAACTCCATCGAGAACACGAAGGGCCAGAAGTGCAGGCTTCGAATGTCTAGGATGAAGATGCTTCACGAGCTGAGCACGCCCGATAACTACAACGTTACGTTCGATTATCACGGGCCCACTGGGCTGCTGAAGACCAAATTGGACAGCACGGGCAGAAGTTTCGTATATAACTACGATGAATTCGGCAGACTAACCAGTGCAGTCACTCCTACGGGCAAGGTAATCAGTCTAACCTTCGATCTTAGCCTGAAGGGAGCTGTGGTGAAGGTGGGGCAAAACAACAGGAAGCCTATTTCGATGCTGATCAAGGGATCCTCGGTTGTTACGAAGGTTGGAGAGGCAGAACAAAGGACTACTGTCCTGGCCGATGGCTCCGTCGGCCAGGTAACACCCTGGGCCCATACAGTCAGCACGGACACCTTGCCTTACTCGGTCTTGGCTGAAATCGAGCCCCTGTTGGGCGAGAGCTACCCAGTGCCCGCTAAGCAGAGGACGGAAATTGCTGGTGATTTGGCGAACAGATTCGAGTGGCGATACTTCCTCAGAAAGCTTCAGTCCAACAAAAATAGGGGCAATTCAAAGTCTGTTGCTCAAGTTGGCAGGAAGCTGCGGGTTAACGGTGATATTTTGCTGTCTCTTGAATACGACAGAGAAACCAATAGCGTAGCTGTATTTATGGACGATGTAGAGCTTTTGAATGTGACCTACGATAGAACAGCGAGACCAGTGAAATGGGGTCCGAGGAATGGTATCTTCTCCGGAGTGGAACTGGAGTACGACCGCTTCAGTAGACTGACCAGTTGGACTTGGGGGGATATCAGTGAGACTTATGGCTTTGACAGAGCTGGGCGGTTATACGAGATCAAATACAGCGATGGTACGTCTATGGTGTATGCCTTCAAAGACATGTTCAGCAGTCTTCCACTGAAAGTGACCACGCCAAGGGGAAGCGACTACTTGCTGCAGTACGATGAAGCTGGGGCCTTGCAGTCTTTAACCACACCAAGAGGACACATTCATGCGTTCTCGTTGCAGACTTCGTTAGGATTCTACAAGTATCAGTACTACTCGCCCATGAACAGACATCCGtatgaaattttgtataatgaTGACGGGCAGATTTTAGCGAAGGTGTATCCACATCAAAGCGGCAAGGTTGCTTATATCTACGACCACACTGGGAAATTGGAGACTACTCTTGCTGGTATGTATATCTTCTTAGTAAAATTATTCCAAATTATAATTACGTTGGGGTATTCTCCGGGCATATGGTCAACGCAGACATTGGCGACAAGGGGGTCCTATTTCAAATTAATCTTCATTCACTTCCGCAGGATTGTCTTCGATCCACTACACATACCAAGAAACAACGAGCTTGGTCCACAGCATTGACATCAACGAACCAAACTTCGAAATGCGCATTGAGTACAAGTACCATGCTGGTATCGTCAAAGACGAGAAAATCAAATTCGGTAGCAAGAGCGGCCTGGACAATGCCCGATATCGTTACCAGTACGATGGTAATGCAAGAATTTCCAGCATTGAAGTAGACATCAATGGCAAACAGCTTCCTCAGTTACGGCTGAAGTACAACCAGAATTTGGGCATACTGGAAGGAGTCGGTGATCTTAGGATATACAGGAACCTGTTTAACCGATCAGTCATGCAGGACAGCAGCAAGCAGTTCTTCACGGTCACCGATTATGACGAACATGGACGGGTTAAGACTGTCCTTATGAATATTCGGTCACTGGATGTCTTCCGTATGGAGCTAGAGTATGATAATCGTAATCGCATAAAAATGAGGAAGATGTTAATTGGAAAAGATTCCATGAAGAAGGAATGGGCCAAGATAGAGAAGATCACATATAATGCGGATGGACATGTCCTAGAGGTGGCAGAGACTGAGAACAATTGGCAATATGCTTATGACGAAAATGGTAACGTGATTGGAGTGACAGAACACAATGAGAAGATCGCTTTGGGTTATGACAGCGGTGATCGTGTGGTCCAATATGGCGACGTTGAGTTCAATTCGTATGATAGCAGAGGATTCGTCGTCATTCGAGGGGAACATAAATACAGGTTTGTTCAGATTTCAATTATTCTGACATTTATTTCTCTGTCCACTAATTCCCATTTCTTCATTTTAGTCAACACCTCTGAAATATACACCCACCAAGTTTTCAGTGCCATCCAAAAAGACATCCCCCTCCTGAACCtatgataataatatttcttGCTTTGTATAGGTACAATTCGCGTGGTCAACTGATTCACGCATCAGAGCACAAGAAGTTCCAGATATGGTACTTCTACGACGACCGCGGACGCCTGGTAGCCTGGAACGACGACCGCGAGAATATCACGCAGTTCTTCTACGCGAATCCAAAGACGCCGGACCTGATCACGCACATTCACTTCCCGAAATCCGCGAAAACCTTCCGGTTCCTCTACGACGCCCGCAACTTCCTTATGACAGTGGAAACCTCCGAGCAGAGGTTCTACGTGGCGACGGATCAAAATGGTTCCCCCATAGCATTATTCGACACCAATGGAAATCTGATCAAAGAAATGAGACGCACGCCATTTGGCAAAATTATTAAGGACACCAACCCAGATTTCTACCTGCCCATCGATTTCCATGGTGGACTCCTGGACCCGATCACAAAACTGGTCTACCTGAACAAGAGGTTATATGATCCAACTGTTGGACAATGGATGACGCCAGCCTGGGAACAAATGGCGAACGAACTCACTACTCCGACCGACATTTTCATTTACCGCTTCCGCAACAATGATCCAGTGAACTTCAAACAGAACGTCGAGTACATGACTGACCTCGCCAGTTGGCTGAAATTGTACGGCTATGATATCTCCGCCATGCTGGGCTCGGAGTACATGAAGCACATGGTGTACCAGCCGACCGCTACCATCACGTCTCCTCAATTAACACCAGACTTCGGCGTCATGTCTGGGTTGCAGTGCATCGTGAATCGCGTGCACGAGAAATTCTCCGACCTAGGATTCGTTCCTAAACCTTTGCTGAAACTGGAACCAAAGACGAGGAACCTTCTTCCGCGAGTGGCCCACCGGCGTGCCGTTTTCGGTGAAGGTATCTTGGTATCCCGCATCGGTGGACGGGCGTTAGTCAGTGTAGTGGATGGTGTGAACAGCGTCGTCCAAGACGTGGTCACCTCGGTGTTCAACAACTCCTACTTCCTACCTCTCCACTTCAGTGTGCACGATCAGGATGTGTTCTATTTCGTGAAGGACAACGCGCTGAAGATTCGTGACGATATGGAGGAGCTGCGCCGTCTGGGAGGCATGTTCAACGTGTCCACTTACGAGACCACGGAGCACGGAGTGGGCACTTGGAAGGAACTGAAGCTACATAACCCGGATGCCGCGGTAGTGATCAGGTACGGGGCTGACCCTGAACAGGAGAGGCATAGGATATTGAAGCACATTCATAAGAGGGCCGTGGAAAGAGCCTGGGAAATCGAGAAGCAGTTGGTTATGGCTGGTTTCCAAGGCAGAGGAGACTGGTCGAAGGAGGAGAAGGACGAATTGATCAGCCGGGGGGCAGTGAACGGCTACGAGGGTGTAGATATCCACAGTGTCCACAGATATCCCCAACTAGCCGATGACCCCGGTAATGTTGCCTTCACTA
This window encodes:
- the Ten-m gene encoding teneurin transmembrane protein Ten-m isoform X13; the encoded protein is MNYSQGKGRLYPAYSLSGSEGEENSPSLRSRTSAYPPNNHQTTQSHLNHYNASQHKQRAYQQQQQHPLYHMPSSGAGLSDTPTSGNASDETLTDSDLITVARDSALLVHNGCLLDNSAPRGPPDVPPRNPTMSRVNGRLPGSHTASDHERDPDLQPSCLVRSPSGGFYSIPKIPKNEYNNKNQSSGNSPIKVELQNNMDRVPLPYGHAPSMIPMRRQSIRCHFVKGVDWCSWKLIAMILLMVSLCITAVLAYVVVSSIVNRSYQGTKACTVLVGENADTKTLLSEGNKTSTSSTSSSQSNSRTRQQSSSGEPNKMAEEEVVKENFSTTEENGGSTDWTTANYDTESSSVDLSCSGSTPLPPEPTILILEGARTFPARSFPPDGTTFAQVGLGQKLSKEIPPYSYWNMQFYQSEAAYVRFDYNIPRGASIGVYARRNALPTHTQYDLLEVLSGFKARTTRASHVSVIPSIKKEVTHYMEPGHWFLSLYNDDGDPQEVSFIAIIAEDMTHNCPNGCSGKGECLLGHCQCNPGFGGEDCSESVCPVLCSQRGEYINGECQCNPGWKGKECSLRHDECEVPDCNGHGHCTNGKCNCVRGYKGKYCEEVDCPHPTCSGHGFCAEGTCICKKGWKGADCSQMDKEALQCLPDCSGHGNFDLETQTCLCEPMWSGDDCSKELCDLDCGPHGHCVDNACDCLPGWSGELCNLKQCDPRCNEHGQCKNGTCLCVTGWNGKHCTMEGCPNSCSGHGQCRVSNDGQWECRCYDGWDGKDCNVLLEQNCNDGRDNDKDGLIDCADPECCSNHICRSSQLCVSAPKPIDILLRKQPPAITASFFERMKFLIDEGSLQNYARQETFNESMFWNHFNTSRSAVVRGRVVTHLGTGLMGVRVSTSTPLEGFTLTRDDGWFDLLVNGGGAVTLQFGRSPFKPQSHIVFVPWNEVVIIDKIVMSTAEEKQPFHVPHACAAHDYDLMKPVVLATWKHGFQGACPDKSAILAESQVIQESLQIPGTGLNLVYHSSRAAGYLSTIQLQLTPEVIPPTLNLIHLRITIEGILFEKIFEADPVIKFTYAWNRLNVYRQRVYGVTTAMVKVGYEYRDCKDIIWDVQTTKLSGHDMSISEVGGWNLDIHHRYNFHEGILQKGDGSNIYLKQKPRVILTTMGDGHQRPLDCYDCDGQASKQRLLAPVALATAPDGSIFVGDFNLVRKILVDGTVRTVVRLNATRVSYRYHIALSPLDGSLYISDPESHQIIRVRDTNDYSDPDHNWETVVGSGERCLPGDEAHCGDGALARDAKLAYPKGVAISADNVLYFADGTNIRMVDRDGIITTVIGNHMHKSHWKPIPCEGTLNVEEVHLRWPTELAINPLDNSLHMIDDHMVLQLAPDGRVKVVAGRPLHCASPSSSFDTELATHATLVMPQSIAFGPSGNLYIAESDSQRINRVRVIGTDGKISPYAGAESKCNCLERGCDCFEADHYLASTSKFNTISAVAVSPDGVVHIGDQANYRIRSVMASIPDASGAREYEIYSPDTQEIYVFNRFGQHVATKNILTGETVYQFTYNVNTSNGKLSTVTDAAGNKVFLLRDYSSQVNSIENTKGQKCRLRMSRMKMLHELSTPDNYNVTFDYHGPTGLLKTKLDSTGRSFVYNYDEFGRLTSAVTPTGKVISLTFDLSLKGAVVKVGQNNRKPISMLIKGSSVVTKVGEAEQRTTVLADGSVGQVTPWAHTVSTDTLPYSVLAEIEPLLGESYPVPAKQRTEIAGDLANRFEWRYFLRKLQSNKNRGNSKSVAQVGRKLRVNGDILLSLEYDRETNSVAVFMDDVELLNVTYDRTARPVKWGPRNGIFSGVELEYDRFSRLTSWTWGDISETYGFDRAGRLYEIKYSDGTSMVYAFKDMFSSLPLKVTTPRGSDYLLQYDEAGALQSLTTPRGHIHAFSLQTSLGFYKYQYYSPMNRHPYEILYNDDGQILAKVYPHQSGKVAYIYDHTGKLETTLAGLSSIHYTYQETTSLVHSIDINEPNFEMRIEYKYHAGIVKDEKIKFGSKSGLDNARYRYQYDGNARISSIEVDINGKQLPQLRLKYNQNLGILEGVGDLRIYRNLFNRSVMQDSSKQFFTVTDYDEHGRVKTVLMNIRSLDVFRMELEYDNRNRIKMRKMLIGKDSMKKEWAKIEKITYNADGHVLEVAETENNWQYAYDENGNVIGVTEHNEKIALGYDSGDRVVQYGDVEFNSYDSRGFVVIRGEHKYRYNSRGQLIHASEHKKFQIWYFYDDRGRLVAWNDDRENITQFFYANPKTPDLITHIHFPKSAKTFRFLYDARNFLMTVETSEQRFYVATDQNGSPIALFDTNGNLIKEMRRTPFGKIIKDTNPDFYLPIDFHGGLLDPITKLVYLNKRLYDPTVGQWMTPAWEQMANELTTPTDIFIYRFRNNDPVNFKQNVEYMTDLASWLKLYGYDISAMLGSEYMKHMVYQPTATITSPQLTPDFGVMSGLQCIVNRVHEKFSDLGFVPKPLLKLEPKTRNLLPRVAHRRAVFGEGILVSRIGGRALVSVVDGVNSVVQDVVTSVFNNSYFLPLHFSVHDQDVFYFVKDNALKIRDDMEELRRLGGMFNVSTYETTEHGVGTWKELKLHNPDAAVVIRYGADPEQERHRILKHIHKRAVERAWEIEKQLVMAGFQGRGDWSKEEKDELISRGAVNGYEGVDIHSVHRYPQLADDPGNVAFTRDTKRKRRKSGNRRNRIHRHDS